The Salvia miltiorrhiza cultivar Shanhuang (shh) chromosome 1, IMPLAD_Smil_shh, whole genome shotgun sequence genome has a window encoding:
- the LOC131025553 gene encoding uncharacterized protein LOC131025553, with protein sequence MAQPNQRGPQQPNQNKGGPQRPNQNARGNPKGNGGPRAPQAPRAYAMDQQEAAGTQGNLVGMITIAGESILALFDTGASHSFISNVVCDALDIVPTRADKELEVLTPSGKTMRTREVCLNLELNLEGHKFLASPKVLFMIDFDLILGMDWLSANRATINCQDREVIFSPPGKEQITYHGAMVGSSKKITVITAMKAVKLLHKGKCQAFLVCITKKGNNGVNLEDVPLVREYPDVFPEELPGLPPTRQLEFTIDLEPDAAPISKAPYRMAPKELQELKIQLQELLQLGFIRPSVSPWGAPILFVKKKDGSLRMCIDYR encoded by the coding sequence ATGGCCCAACCAAACCAAAGAGGTCCCCAACAGCCTAACCAGAACAAGGGAGGTCCACAACGACCCAACCAAAACGCTAGAGGGAACCCAAAGGGCAACGGGGGCCCAAGGGCACCGCAAGCACCAAGGGCCTACGCTATGGACCAGCAAGAGGCAGCTGGAACCCAGGGGAACTTAGTAGGTATGATCACCATAGCCGGAGAAAGCATTTTGGCATTATttgatactggtgcctcgcattcttttatttccAATGTTGTGTGTGATGCACTAGATATTGTGCCTACTAGGGCAGATAAAGAACTAGAGGTACTCACCCCTTCAGGGAAAACGATGAGAACAAGGGAAGTTTGCTTGAATTTAGAACTAAACCTAGAAGGACATAAGTTCCTCGCTAGTCCTAAGGTACTCTTTATGATCGACTTCGACCTTATCCTGGGAATGGATTGGCTGTCAGCCAACAGGGCAACGATAAATTGTCAAGATAGGGAGGTCATCTTCTCACCACCAGGAAAAGAGCAGATCACCTACCATGGAGCCATGGTAGGGTCCAGCaaaaagataacggttatcACTGCAATGAAAGCCGTCAAGTTACTACACAAAGGAAAATGTCAAGCTTTCCTAGTGTGCATCACTAAGAAAGGGAATAACGGGGTAAACCTGGAAGACGTTCCACTAGTACGTGAATAcccagatgtatttccagaagAGCTACCGGGTCTACCGCCAACTCGTCAACTTGAGTTCACAATAGACTTAGAACCCGACGCCGCACCTATTTCAAAAGCACCATACCGTATGGCGCCCAAAGAGCTGCAAGAACTGAAAATCCAATTGCAGGAGCTTCTACAGCTTGGGTTTATCCGCCCAAGTGTATCACCATGGGGAGCACCAATTCTGTTCGTGAAGAAGAAGGATGGATCGCtcagaatgtgcattgattacagATAG
- the LOC131025613 gene encoding uncharacterized protein LOC131025613 — translation MARNRNANRNQEELEQLALERMDNLIESFQKKKPPTYNGTGKPDDAEEWIRGIEKVFGRMRCSTHEKVVCATYQLEGEADLWWESVRRTLTNEAFEAMTWDEFKEAYLTRYITLSFRHKRENEVWKLRQGNCSVEEYDRAFNQLARYAPAHVNTDAKRAERFRQGLRPEIGVPLSIHDTLTYAQALSKALNAEAQLPKEERWQEKRKWEGPQGQSSNQNSKEKKPWAGSNQPNYQKPQVPRPTCPKCKNTLGNAGKG, via the coding sequence ATGGCAAGAAACCGCAATGCTAACCGCAACCAAGAAGAGCTGGAACAACTGGCACTCGAACGGATGGACAACTTAATCGAAAGTTTCCAAAAAAAGAAGCCCCCAACTTACAATGGAACGGGGAAGCCTGATGATGCTGAAGAATGGATACGCGGGATTGAAAAAGTCTTCGGGCGCATGCGCTGCAGTACACATGAGAAGGTGGTCTGTGCCACCTACCAGCTCGAGGGAGAAGCAGATCTATGGTGGGAATCCGTGCGACGCACCCTCACCAATGAGGCATTTGAGGCCATGACATGGGATGAGTTCAAAGAAGCATACCTCACAAGGTACATTACACTAAGCTTTCGACACAAAAGAGAAAATGAAGTTTGGAAACTGCGTCAGGGAAATTGCTCCGTTGAGGAATACGATCGTGCATTCAATCAGCTAGCGCGTTATGCACCAGCCCACGTTAACACAGATGCCAAAAGGGCAGAACGGTTTAGACAAGGGTTACGCCCTGAGATAGGTGTGCCCCTGTCCATACACGATACGCTCACTTATGCCCAGGCCTTGAGTAAGGCTTTGAACGCAGAAGCTCAGCTCCCTAAGGAAGAGAGATGGCAAGAGAAAAGGAAGTGGGAAGGGCCTCAGGGCCAGTCTTCAAATCAAAATTCAAAGGAAAAAAAACCTTGGGCTGGATCCAACCAACCAAACTATCAGAAGCCCCAAGTACCTAGGCCAACTTGCCCGAAGTGCAAGAACACTTTGGGGAATGCAGGCAAGGGATGA